TCTCGTGCGGGTGGGAGAGGCTCATCGCCATGTCGAGGTAGTCGGCGCCCGCCGAGAGCGCTCCCGCGAAGATCGACTCCACGAAGGAGGGCTCGACGGCGTTCATGACGTGGGTGGCGCGGTGCTCGCGGGCGACGGCCGCGACCGAGCTCGGGTCGGAGGCGTCGATGCGGGTCGCGGTGAAGCGGCGGGCGACGTTCTCGCCGTGCCGCTCGCGGATCCACGCGACTGCGGCCTCCGCCCGGGACAGGTCGTAGTCGCTGACGACGATGGACTCGAAGAACGACCGGCGGGCGGCGATCTTCGCGATGGCGTTTCCGACGCCACCGGCGCCGATCAGCAGGATGCGCATGGTGCTCATTGTGCCCGCGCGGCACCGATTCGGCACGAATCGCGAAAATGAAGCGCGCAGAGTCGACATTCGTGCCGAATTGACCAGTCGTCAGGGTGATGGAGACCGCGCGATTGACACGTACTATTGCTGAATGGAACTTCGCCAGCTCGAGCACTTCGTCACCGTCGCGGAAGAGCGGCACTTCACGCGCGCGGCGGAGCTGCTGCAGATCTCCCAGTCCGGGCTGTCGGCCTCCATCCGCTCGCTGGAGCAGGAGCTGGGCACGTCGCTCTTCATCCGGAGCACCCGCCGCGTCGAGCTGACGACGGCAGGCCAGGCGCTGCTCGCGGACTCCGTGCGCACGCTGGCCAGCGCCGCTGCGGCCCGCAACGCCGTGGCCGCCGTCCGCGGCCTGCTGCGCGGCCGCCTGACGATCGGCGCCGAACCGTGCCTCGGGTCGGTCGACCTCCCGGCCGAGCTCGCGGCCTTCCGCACGGCGAACCCCGGCGTGGAGGTCCGGCTGCGGTACTCGGGGTCGGAGGAGCTGGTGGAGGCCGTCGCCGGCGGCCGCGCGGACGTCGCCGTGGTCGTCGACACCGGCCACACCCCGAGCGGTGTGCGCCTGCGTCCGCTGAGCACCCAGTCGCTGCTCGTGCTCTGCCACCCGGAGCACCCGTTCGCGGCGCAGGACAGCGTCCCGATCGAGGCCCTGCGCGGCGAGCCGCTGGTCGGCTTCCAGGAGGGCTGGGCCGCGCAGACACTGGCCAGGCGCGCGTTCGCGGCGGCCGGCTTCGACTACCGCGCGGCGATGGAGGTCAACGACGTCCACCCCCTGCTCGACCTGGTCGGCTACAACCTCGGCATCGCGGTGGTCCCGGCGAGCTTCGGGCGCAAGCGGCCGGAGCAGCTCCGGGCGGTCGCGCTCAGCGGGGACGTGCCGGAGTGGACGGTGGCCGTGGCGGTGTCGGATGAGCCGAGTCCGGCGGCGGCCGCGTTCCTGCGGCAGTTGGCGCGGGTGGAGGCGCCGACTCCCGTCGATGCCTCCACGACCGCTGCCTGACGTCCCGCGGGAGGCTACGCCGCGTTCAGCGTCGCCAGCTCCTCGGACGTGAGCTCCACGTCGACCGCCGTGAGGGAGTCCAGAATCGTCTTCGGCCGCGACGAGCCCGGGATCGGGATGACGCGCGGGCTCTGGGCGAGGTGCCAGGCCAGGGCCACGACCTGCGGGCTCACGCCGCGGGCGGACGCGACGTCGGCGAACGGTGCGAACCGGTCGCCCAGTCCGCTCGCCTTCGAGATGCCGCCCAGCGGGCTCCAGGGCAGGAACGCGATTCCGCGCTCGTCCGCCAGCTCCAGCTCGGGCTCGCTGGAGCGGAAGGCCGGCGAGAACTGGTTCTGCACCGAGGCCAGTCGGCCGCCCAGGATGTCCTGCGCCTGGCGGATCTGCTCGGGGTCGGCGTTCGAGATCCCGGCGTAGCGGATCAGCCCCTCGTCGAGGAGGTCGCGGACGGCGCCGACCGACTCGGCGTACGGGACGCCCGGGTCGGGGCGGTGGAACTGGTACAGGCCGAGCGCGTCGCCGCCGAGCCGGCGCAGGGACTCCAGCGCGGCCTCCCGGATGTGCTCGGGACGTCCGTCGACGGTCCAGCTTCCGTCTCCCGGGCGCAGGTGACCGCCCTTCGTCGCGACCAGGACGGTGGAGGCGTCGCCGCTCCACGTGCGCAGCGCCTCGGCGATGAGCTCCTCGTTGTGCCCAACCTCGTCGGCGTGGAGGTGGTAGGCGTCGGCCGTGTCGATCAGGGTGACGCCCGCGTCGAGCGCTGCATGGATGGTGTCGATCGAGCGGGCCCGGTCGGGGCGGCCCTCGATCGACATGGGCATTCCGCCGAGGCCGATCGCGGACACCTGCAGGTCGGCCAGTGCGCGGTACTTCATTCGTTCTCCTTGCGTGTGCGAATCATGTGGGGCGCGAGGGGCACGTTGTTGTCACCTTTCGTGCGCGAAAGTGACAACAACGTGCCCCTCGGCGGGAGAGGAAAGGGGGAAGGGGGAAGGGCTACCAGGCGTAGTCCTCGGGGGCCGTCTTGTGGCCGGGGAAGATCTCGTCCAGCCGCGTGAGCGCCGCGTCGTCCAGGTGGACGTCGAGGGCGCGGATGGCGGCGTCGAGCTGGTCGCGGGTGCGCGGGCCGATGATCGGGCCGGTCACACCGGGGCGGGTGAGCAGCCACGCGAGGGCGACGTCGCCGGGCTCGTGGCCCAGTTCCGCCGCGAACGACTCGTATGCCTCGATCGCGTCGCGGTGGGTGGCGAGCGTCTCCGCCGCGCGGCCCTCCAGGCGGCGCCGGCCCTCGTTCTGCTTGCGCAGTACGCCGCCGAGCAGGCCGCCGTGCAGCGGCGACCACGCGATCACGCCGACGCCGTTCGCCTGTGCGGCCGGAAGCACCTCCAGCTCCACCTGCCGGGTGAGGAGGTTGTAGATGGACTGCTCGCTGACCAGGCCGAGGAGGTCGCGCCTGCGGGCCTCCGCCTGGGCCGTCGCGATGTGCCAGCCGGCGAAGTTGCTCGAACCTGCGTACAGGATCTTGCCCTGCGTGACGGCGACGTCGATCGCCTGCCAGATCTCGTCCCACGGGGTGTCCCTGTCGACGTGGTGGAACTGGTAGATGTCGATGTAGTCGGTCTGCAGCCGCTTCAGGCTGGCGTCGAGGGCGCGGCGGATGTTCAGCGCGGACAGCTTGCCCTCGTTGGGCCAGTCGCCCATCGCGCCGTAGAGCTTGGTGGCGAGGACCGTGCGCTCCCGGCGGCCGTCGCCCTGGGCGAACCAGTCGCCGACGATCGTCTCGGTCGCGCCGTGACCCTTATGGCGGCCGTAGACGTTCGCGGTGTCGAAGTAGTTGACGCCCGCCGCGTGGGCGGCGTCCATGATCCCGTACGAGTCCTCCGCCGTGGTCTCCGGCCCGAAGTTCATCGTGCCGAGCACGAGGCGCGACACCTTCAGTCCGGAGCGGCCGAGCTGCGTGTACTGCATGTCAGTCATGGCGCCAGC
This genomic stretch from Leifsonia sp. EB41 harbors:
- a CDS encoding LysR family transcriptional regulator; protein product: MELRQLEHFVTVAEERHFTRAAELLQISQSGLSASIRSLEQELGTSLFIRSTRRVELTTAGQALLADSVRTLASAAAARNAVAAVRGLLRGRLTIGAEPCLGSVDLPAELAAFRTANPGVEVRLRYSGSEELVEAVAGGRADVAVVVDTGHTPSGVRLRPLSTQSLLVLCHPEHPFAAQDSVPIEALRGEPLVGFQEGWAAQTLARRAFAAAGFDYRAAMEVNDVHPLLDLVGYNLGIAVVPASFGRKRPEQLRAVALSGDVPEWTVAVAVSDEPSPAAAAFLRQLARVEAPTPVDASTTAA
- a CDS encoding aldo/keto reductase — encoded protein: MQYTQLGRSGLKVSRLVLGTMNFGPETTAEDSYGIMDAAHAAGVNYFDTANVYGRHKGHGATETIVGDWFAQGDGRRERTVLATKLYGAMGDWPNEGKLSALNIRRALDASLKRLQTDYIDIYQFHHVDRDTPWDEIWQAIDVAVTQGKILYAGSSNFAGWHIATAQAEARRRDLLGLVSEQSIYNLLTRQVELEVLPAAQANGVGVIAWSPLHGGLLGGVLRKQNEGRRRLEGRAAETLATHRDAIEAYESFAAELGHEPGDVALAWLLTRPGVTGPIIGPRTRDQLDAAIRALDVHLDDAALTRLDEIFPGHKTAPEDYAW
- a CDS encoding aldo/keto reductase, with protein sequence MKYRALADLQVSAIGLGGMPMSIEGRPDRARSIDTIHAALDAGVTLIDTADAYHLHADEVGHNEELIAEALRTWSGDASTVLVATKGGHLRPGDGSWTVDGRPEHIREAALESLRRLGGDALGLYQFHRPDPGVPYAESVGAVRDLLDEGLIRYAGISNADPEQIRQAQDILGGRLASVQNQFSPAFRSSEPELELADERGIAFLPWSPLGGISKASGLGDRFAPFADVASARGVSPQVVALAWHLAQSPRVIPIPGSSRPKTILDSLTAVDVELTSEELATLNAA